The region TGAGCCTCTTCCATAAGTCTATCGATATCCGCTTGAATAGCTTTACGAGTATCTAAAGTTTGACCATCAGATGCAGCTTGAATAGCTTTAGTTCTAATAGTATTTGTAATATTAATATACTCATCTAAAGCACCATCAGCTGTTTGAGCTATACCAATACCATCATTTGCATTCATAATAGCTTGACCGAGACCTTGTGATTGTTGACGAAGAGAATCCGCAATAGCCATACCAGATGCATCATCTGCCGCTCTGTTAATTCTTAAACCTGAACTAAGTGAGTTAAGACTTTTATCAAGTCCCAAATTAGTCATACTTGCATTTCTATGTGCATTCATTGCACCAATATTTGTGTTAATTCTAAATCCCATCACAAATCCTTTTTAAGATTATTTATATAGTTTAAGCAATGAGTGTTCCAAAAAGTTAAAAAGAAGTTTTAAAGATAGAAGAGAAGTGTCTTGCTCCCAAGTAATACTTGGAAGCAAAGTTGGAGGTTAAAAGATAAAATTTTACTATTGAAGTAAACGCATTACATTTTGTTGAACTGAGTTAGCTTGACTCATAGCATAAGAACCAGATTGAGCTAAGATACTAAGTTTAGAAAAGTTTGCACTCTCCTGCGCAAAGTCAACATCACGAATTTGAGATTCTGCAGCCGCAACATTTACCTGAGTTACAGATATATTTCTAATAGTTGATTCAAGTTGATTTTGAACAGAACCTATATCTGATCTTCTAGAATCTAAATCTTTAAGAGCATAATCAGAAATAATTACCGCTTTTTCTGCTTTTTCTCTAGTTGTAACATCAATAGTACTAAAGTTGTTAGTTAAACCAGCAGTAGCATCTCCGATAGTAAAACCTGCTTCAGTAGTAGTAAATTTATCACTAGAATCTACTCTAACACCATAAGCCGCTGTTCCTGCAGTTGAAGATGTAAGTTCATATACACTAGCTCTTGCATTTGTACCATCTGTTTGTGCATCCGAGTTAAATGCATCAACCATCATTTGTGCAATCTCATAACTTGAGTGAGCACCTGAAGTAAGAGCTACCTCACCAGTTGATGTAGAAGTAGTTCCATCTGTACTTGTTACAGTTACACTAAGAGAAACTGTACTAACACCAGCTTGACCTGTAGTAGCTGTTAAACCAGTTGTAGATTCTGCTAAAGCAAACTCACCAATTTTTGAAGTTCTACTATCATCTATTGAGATATTTACAGTCTCTCCAGAGTATGCACCAATATGAAATGATTTGTTTTGGTAACCACCATTTAAAAGTGTTTGACCATTAAATGAAGTTGTTGAAGCAATATTTTGAGCCTCTTCCATAAGTCTATCGATATCCGCTTGAATAGCTTTACGAGTATCTAAAGTTTGACCATCAGATGCAGCTTGAATAGCTTTAGTTCTAATAGTATTTGCAATATTAACGTACTCATCTAAAGCACCATCAGCTGTTTGAGCTATACCAATACCATCATTTGCATTTGCAACTGCTTGACCAAGACCTTGTGATTGTTGACGAAGAGAATCCGCAATAGCCATACCAGATGCATCATCTGCAGCTCTGTTAATTCTTAAACCTGAACTAAGTGAGTTAAGACTTTTATCAAGTCCTAAGTTAGTTTGATTTGCATTTCTGTGTGCGTTCATCGCACTTATGTTTGTGTTAATTCTAAATCCCATAATAAATCCTTTTCTATGGAGAGCCTTTCGCTCTTTTTAAGTTTTTTTATCTTGGCTTCCTTGCCTTGATGTTAACTAAATCGACACTGCAAAAAATAACTTTAACAAATTTGCAAATATTTTATAATTTTCAATATTTAAACTTTTTTTGATACACTTCCAAAATCAAAAAAAACAACTATACTATATATAGGAAAACTATTTGAACTTAATTATTGTCGAGTCACCAGCTAAAGCAAAGACTATTAAAAACTTTTTAGGTAAAGATTATGAAGTTATAGCATCTAAAGGTCACATTAGAGATTTGCCTAAATCTCGTTTTGGAATTACAGTAGATGAGGACAATCAACTTGTCCCTGCTTATAGTGTTGCAAAAGAGAATGCTCCAACCGTTAAAGAAATTAAGACACTAGCAAAAAAAGCTGATATCATCTATATCGCAACCGATGAGGATCGTGAGGGTGAAGCTATTGGTTGGCATATAGCTCACGCTATAAAAAAGGACCCCGAAGAACTTCCTCGTATAGTTTTTCACGAGATTACAAACAGTGCAATCAAACACGCTCTTGAGAATGCAAGAAAAATAGATATGAAGATGGTAAACGCACAACAAGCTCGTCGTATGCTTGACCGCGTTGTTGGATACAAACTATCTCCACTTCTAAGTTCTAAAATCCAAAAAGGTCTCTCTGGTGGGCGTGTTCAATCCTCAACTCTAAAACTTGTAGTTGATCGTGAGAGAGAGATAAAAGCATTTATCCCTGTTGAGTACTGGTCTATCGATACTATGTTTAAAAAAGACATAGATGCTACTCTTATCTCTCACAAGGGAGATAAACTCTCAAAGCTTTCTATTGAAAATAAAACAAAAGCAGATGCAATAACAAAAAGTGTTAAAGCAGACACTTTTACTATCTCCAAAATTGAAACAAAACAGAGAAAAACAGCAACTCCACCACCTTTTATGACTTCTACTTTGCAACAGACTGCATCTAGTAAGTTAGGATTTACTCCTAAAAAAACTATGATGGTGGCTCAAGCTCTTTATGAAGGTGTAAAAACGCCTGATGGAACAAGTGGTGTTATAACTTATATGAGAACTGACTCACTAAATATGGCGGCTGAGGCTGTTGGTGCAGTTCGTGGAATTATAGAAAATAGATATGGAGAAAAGTATCTCCCAAAAGAGCCAAAAACTTATGGTAAAAAAGCAAAAGGCGCACAAGAAGCTCACGAGGCTATCCGTCCTACAATGCTTCACTTTACACCTGAAGTTGCACAAAGTTTTTTAAAAGCTGATGAGATTAAACTTTACCGTCTAATCTATGAAAGATTTATGGCTTGTCAAATGAATGATGCACTCTTTGAGCAACAAAGCATTATCTTTAGTGGTAATGAAAATGAGTATAGAGCAAGTGGTAGAAAACTAATCTTTGATGGTTTTTATGCTGTACTTGGAAATGAAGACAAAGACAAACTTCTTCCAACTCTAAAAGAGGGTGAAAAAGCAGATATTCAAAGCATAAAGCCAGAACAACACTTTACAGAGCCACCTGCGAGATATTCTGAAGCATCTCTTATTAAAAAGTTAGAGTCTGAGGGTGTTGGTCGTCCATCTACCTACGCTCCAACTATTGCAACTCTTAGTGGTAGAACTTATGTAACTATTGAAAAAAAGCAGATTATTCCAACTGAGATGGCTTTTACTGTAACTGAGATGCTAGAGAAAAATTTTGCAAATATAGTAGATATATCTTTTACTGCAAACATGGAAGAAAAACTTGATGAGATTTCAGATGGAGATACTGACTGGCAAAAACTACTAAGTGACTTTTACTTTCCTTTTATGGATCAGATTGCTGAGGGTAAAGAGAAGATAATATCACTTAAACTTGCAAAACCATTAGGACGAACTTGTCCTAAGTGTGGAGAGCATGAACTTCTTCTTCGTTCTGGGCGTTTTGGTAACTTCATAGCTTGTAGCGGCTTTCCAAAGTGTAAATACACAGAACAATGTGATGCAGAGGGAAATACTGTAGAAAAAAAAGAAGAAAAAGCAGGTGAAAAATGTGATAAATGTGGTAGTGATATGGTAGTTAAAAATGGTCGTAACGGTCAATTTTTAGCTTGTAGTAACTATCCTGATTGTAAAAACACTAAGAGCATAGATGTTGAGAGCAAAGTAAGTGAAGCTCCTTGTCCTGATTGTGGTGGAGAAATCAGTCTTAAAAATTCAAGACGCGGTCCATTTTGGGGATGTGCAAACTATCCTGATTGTAAATTTATCTCAAAATTTGAACCTACAACTATAAAGTGTAAAGAGAAGGGCTGTAAGGGAGTTTTAGCTGAGAGAACTTACAGAAATAAAGATATTTATGAGTGTGTAAAATGTAAAGCTCGTACACCACGAGGCGATGAAGAGGCTAAATAAACTATGAAAATAGGCGTAATTTCTGATACTCATAGAAAAGTCAAAATGGCAAAAGATGCGCTAAAGCACCTCATAAAAGAGGGTGCTGAGTTTATTATTCATGCTGGGGATATAGTAGAAGTTGATACTTTAGAGCTTTTGAAAAACTGTGGATTAAGATATGTTGCAGTTTATGGAAACAATGATGCGCATCTAGCCGAGTTTCACTCTAAGTACAACTTAGTTCAAGAACCACACTACTTTAAACTTGCAGATACTAAGTTTAAACTAATGCATATGCCTTACTATATGGCTCCAGATGCGGATGTCGTTGTTTTTGGTCATACACATATATTTGAGAGTGATTTCAAAAATTCAACTCTATTTTTAAATTCTGGCGAAGTTTGTGCAAGAAACAAATCTATCTCAGAGTTTGCAATGCTTGAAATCAAAGAAGCATCCTTTAAAGTAACTTACTACACAAAAGACAAAAAAGAAGAAAGTGTCAAAAAGCAAAAATTTTTATACGAAAGAATTAAAACAGCGTAAAAAAGGATTCAAATGAATGAAAAGATTTTTTTATGTTCTATTTGCAACATAAATAGTGGAACTTGTAATGAAGACTGCAAATTTTGTTCACAAAGCGTTAGATACAAAGCAAATATAGAGCGCTACAAACAAAAAGATATAGAGAGCATTTTAAAAGAAGCCTTAACTGCTAGAGATAACGGTGCTTTAGGTTTTTGCCTTGTTACTTCTGAGAAAGGCTTAAATGACAAAAGTCTTGATTTTGTATGCAATATAGCAAAAATTTTAACAAAAGAAGTGCCAGAACTTAGACTTATAGCGTGTAATGGAACAGCGACTTTAGAACAACTTTTGACACTTAAAGATGCTGGCATAAAAGCATATAACCATAACCTAGAAACATCAAGAGAGTTTTATGATAAAATCTGTACCACTCACTCTTGGGATGAGCGTTATGAGACTTGTCAAAATGTAAATAAAGCAGGTTTAGTTCTTATAAGTGGCGGGATTTTTGGTCTTGGAGAGAGTGATGAAGACAGAGTATCGATGTTAAAATCTCTAAACTCTTTAAATCCAACTTCCGTACCTATTAACTTCTACCATCACAATGAAGCTTTGGAATTAAAACCAAACTCCCTTGATATTGAAGAAGCTTTTTTACTTATAAAACTAACTAGAGATACCATTCCTCATGCAGATAGAATTATGATAGCTGGAGGAAGAGAGTTAATGTTTGGAGATAGACAAAATGAAATCTTTAACTATGGTGCAAATTCTATAGTTATAGGAAATTATCTTACTACAAATGGCAGAACTATGAGTAAAGACTTAGATATGCTACAATCTCTAAATTTAAAAGTTGCAAAAACTGTTTAATCTCATAAACAAATAAGGAGCTGGTTTTGATAGACAATGTTGTTTTAATTACTACCATTTCTCTCATCATAATTTTTACTCCATTTTTTGCAAAGCTTTTAAAGCTTCCAACAACTCCTATAGAAATCATACTTGGTTCTATTTTAGGTTACATTGGATTTTTACATAGTGAGCATCTCTTTGATATAGTTGCAGAACTTGGATTTTTATATCTAATGTTTATAGCCGGTACTGAAATTAACTTAAAAAAAGTCATAAAAACACCTGCTCACATTATGAAAAAGGTTATCTTTTACCTCATTATTTTGTATGCATTTTCCATACTCATATCTCTTTATCTTGATCTTGGAAAGATTTTTATGGTGCTTCTTCCGCTTATATCGGTTGGTTTAGTAGCTACACTCTCCAAAGAGTATGGAAAAACTCCTTGGCTTAGTGTATCTATGACTGCTGGAGGAATTGGAGAAGTTGTTAGCATCGGATTTTTAACTCTAACATCCGCTGCACTTAGCTCTGGTTTTGGTTTGGGACTCGTAAAGACTATCTTTGCACTTATGCTTTTTTTACTTTTTATGTTTGTTTTATTTCGTGCAATGGAGCTTCTTTTTTGGTGGTTCCCAGGAGTATCTACAGCACTCATGCCTCTTAAAGATAACAAAGAACAAGATATTCGTTTATCTATGGGAATATTTTTTCTTCTTGTAGGTGCTATGCTTTATCTGCATCTAGAGCTTGCTTTTGGTGCATTCTTAGCTGGGATATTTATACCAACATTTTTTGAACATAAACACGAACTTCCAGAAAAACTTGCATCCTATGGTTTTGGATTTTTAATCCCCATATTTTTCATCCATATTGGAAGTTCGTTTAATCTTGAAGCATTATCTATGGATGGTTTAATCTACAAAGCTTTTATCATTGCAATATTTATGATTATTATGAGAGTTATTGCATCTTTAGTATTTATAAAAGAGCTTGGAGCTATAGATGCCATACTTATGGGTCTCTCTCACTCTATGCCTCTAACTCTACTAATCGCTATGGCTACACTAGCCTACAATGCATCTAGCATAGATACTCTTCACTACTATGCTTTCATTTTAGCTGCACTATTTCAAGTTATAAGTGTTATGATTATTATCAAGCTTATAAATAACTATAAGCTCAAAAAGGAGTCATTATGAGTTCTCGTTCTGTTTTACTCCAACTTGCTCGTGAGTCTATTCAAGAGGTTTTTGAGGCTAAAAGAACAATCAACAAAGCTTCACTTTTGCAAGAGCATCCACTTCTAAATGAAAAAATTGCAACAACTGTAAACTTATATCTTTTTAATGAGCTAAGAGGTTCATGCGCTTCCACAGAAGCAACAAAGAGCCTCTTAGAAGATATTATACACAATGCTAAAAAATCTGCTTTTGAAGATAGTAATTTTTCTCCGCTTACAACTTCTGAATATTTAAGTTGCGAAGTAGAGTTACTGCTCAATACCCCAGATGGAGTAATGAGTGAGAAAGATAAGGCTATTGCAAAAAATTAATCTTGTTGGAGTTGATCTCCGCCTTGAATATAACAAGCTATAGCATAACCATGATTTAACCCAAGCGCTATACTTCCACCTGATTCTTGAGTAATGTCTCCAGCTACAAACATTCCTCTGATATTTGTTTCATAGTTTTCATCATGAACAGGCTTTCCATCAACTTCTTCAATCCCTGAAGAACTAAGAAAAGCACTTGGTGTAGTTCCACCAATAGCATAAATAACTCTATCAAAAATCTCATCTTCGATTTCATGAAATAGTACTTTAATTTGACCATTTGCATCTTCTAAGCCATCAATATTTACACCAAGTATTGGTCTGATTTCTTTATGCATAATCGCATTTGCTATATTTCTTTGGTTAGTAGGATTTGCACGTCTAAAAGTCTCTCTTCTATAACAAATCGAAACATCATTTTTTTCACTTAAATCGACTGCATATTCAACTGCGCTATCTCCGCCACCTACTACAAGAATTTTTTCACCCTCTGAACAATCATCAAGAGTGTAGCCTACTCTCTTTTTAATTCCTGATGGGATTTTATAACTAGGCTTATTTGGTTTTCCCATTCTACCTATGGTTACAACTACATTTTTTGCTCTTATACTTTTACCAGCCATAAAAACTTCAAAATAGTGCTCTTTTTTTTCAATGGATTGGACCTCTACGTGTGTTTGAAGCTCCACAGAGTGATGATCTAGTATCTCATCAAAGAAGTCTAAAGTAGTCTCTTTTGTACCATCTACAAAGTAAATCCTACCATCTAACTCTACTTTTTGCCCCTTCCAATCTTTATCTACTCTTTTATTGTCTTTATAATATTTACGAATAGTAGAATTGTGATTTTGATCTTTTTCAAGTAGCACTATATCTCTAATTCCTTGCAAGTAACCCTCAACTGCGGTTGCAATTCCAGCAGGACCAGCACCAATAATGGCTAAATTGTATAGATGACTCATTGAAACTCCTTATATTTGTCAAATATTTTAACATAATTTAGTGAGATTACTATATACTTAGCAAATGTATTATGTAATAAAAAAACAACACGAAACACCACTTAGTACTTTCATCAGTTTTCCTGTGCCTAAGTACATTGCTTCAAAAAACAGCGACAATGTTATATTTGAGTTTCAAAAAGATGGAAAACCTTTAAGAAAATGGGTAAAAAAAGAGGATATCATCTTATTGACCAGAGATAAGGAGTATTTTACAAAGATTGTAGAACACTTTAAAGAGGTTGAACAAACTCAACAAAAACTTGTAAATGAAGCTCAAGAACAACTAAACAAAAGCATAGAAAACTTCACTGAGATTATGCAATCTGAAATAAACGAATATAGCGAAATCAGAGATTCTTCTGATGTGCCTTGTATTCTCAAAGATTTATAAAAATATTACTAGGACTTAATATGAAATTTTTTCTACTGATTTTTACTTTAGTTTTTTATGTTTTTGCATCCGATGCTAACATAGATAAAAATAGCGAATTTGCTCATATACAACCTGTTGCAGTTGAAGAAGCTCCTGTTGTAAAAGTTGTTGAAGAAGCTCCTTTAGATGTTAATATAAATGAGACTCAAAACAAAGAAACACTAGATATCAAACAAGATGCAGATAAAGATGGTGTTGTAGATGCTGATGATAAGTGCCCAAATACAAAAACAGGCATACAAGTTGATGCTAGAGGTTGTGAACTCGATAGTGATGGCGATGGCATAGTTGATTCTAAAGATCAATGCCCAGGTACAAGTAAAGAATTTAGCGTAGATGGTTATGGCTGTCCTCAAACTGCTACACTAAAAGTAAACTTTGAATCAAGCAAATATAATGTTTCAGATGAACTTATAGATGACCTTAAAAACTTTGCACTTTTTTTGAAAAAAAACCCTACTTATCAAGTTATTATTTATGGATACACAGATAGCTCAGGTAGCAATGTAGCAAATAAAAAACTATCTCAAAATAGAGCAAATGCTGTAAAAGAAGCGCTTTCTCGTTATGACATCAAAACTACTAGAATGACTGCTATTGGTAAAGGTGAAGCCAATCCTATAGCTGACAATGCGCATGAAGAGGGACGTGCAAAAAACAGACGTATTGAAGTAGAACTACTTCAGTAGTAAACTTTTTTAATGCCACGTATAGACAATAAAAGATTTTACACCTCTGCAATAAACAAATACGGAGTTAGTGCAAAAGGTGTAAATTGGAACTCAAAAGAGTCTCAAAATATCAGATTTAAAATTATTTTAGAGATGCTACCTCAAGATATGAGTAGCTTTACTCTTGTAGATGCTGGATGTGGATTTGGTGATTTTTATCTATATGCACAAAAACAAGATAGATTGGCAAAAGAGTATATTGGTATAGATTCTTTAGTAGATATGCACTCTATAGCTTCCAAAAGAACAGGCTGTAAAATACTTATAGCAGACATTTGCAAAGATAAAATTCCTAATGCATCTTACTATATATGTAGTGGTGCAATGAATGTTCTTCAAGATTTTGAAACTTATCTTTTTATGAAAAACTGCTTTGAAGCATCTGAGTTAGGTTTTATTTTCAATATACTCCATGGCACAAAAAACACTCAAACATATAACTATCTAACGAAAACTAAAATAGAGCAAATCGCTTCTGATATTGGTGTTAAAAATATCAAGATAAAAGATAACTATCTAAAAAATGATATTACTGTTGGTTTTTTTAAATAATGTGTGCGATATTTGGCATCTTAGGAAGTTATGATATAAAAAAAGCAAAAAATGCCCTTGCTTTGTTATCTCATAGAGGACCAGATTATTGTGGCATTGTTGAAAAAAACAATCTTTTTTTTGCACATCAAAGACTTAGCATCC is a window of uncultured Sulfurimonas sp. DNA encoding:
- the topA gene encoding type I DNA topoisomerase, which codes for MNLIIVESPAKAKTIKNFLGKDYEVIASKGHIRDLPKSRFGITVDEDNQLVPAYSVAKENAPTVKEIKTLAKKADIIYIATDEDREGEAIGWHIAHAIKKDPEELPRIVFHEITNSAIKHALENARKIDMKMVNAQQARRMLDRVVGYKLSPLLSSKIQKGLSGGRVQSSTLKLVVDREREIKAFIPVEYWSIDTMFKKDIDATLISHKGDKLSKLSIENKTKADAITKSVKADTFTISKIETKQRKTATPPPFMTSTLQQTASSKLGFTPKKTMMVAQALYEGVKTPDGTSGVITYMRTDSLNMAAEAVGAVRGIIENRYGEKYLPKEPKTYGKKAKGAQEAHEAIRPTMLHFTPEVAQSFLKADEIKLYRLIYERFMACQMNDALFEQQSIIFSGNENEYRASGRKLIFDGFYAVLGNEDKDKLLPTLKEGEKADIQSIKPEQHFTEPPARYSEASLIKKLESEGVGRPSTYAPTIATLSGRTYVTIEKKQIIPTEMAFTVTEMLEKNFANIVDISFTANMEEKLDEISDGDTDWQKLLSDFYFPFMDQIAEGKEKIISLKLAKPLGRTCPKCGEHELLLRSGRFGNFIACSGFPKCKYTEQCDAEGNTVEKKEEKAGEKCDKCGSDMVVKNGRNGQFLACSNYPDCKNTKSIDVESKVSEAPCPDCGGEISLKNSRRGPFWGCANYPDCKFISKFEPTTIKCKEKGCKGVLAERTYRNKDIYECVKCKARTPRGDEEAK
- a CDS encoding NAD(P)-binding domain-containing protein, which produces MSHLYNLAIIGAGPAGIATAVEGYLQGIRDIVLLEKDQNHNSTIRKYYKDNKRVDKDWKGQKVELDGRIYFVDGTKETTLDFFDEILDHHSVELQTHVEVQSIEKKEHYFEVFMAGKSIRAKNVVVTIGRMGKPNKPSYKIPSGIKKRVGYTLDDCSEGEKILVVGGGDSAVEYAVDLSEKNDVSICYRRETFRRANPTNQRNIANAIMHKEIRPILGVNIDGLEDANGQIKVLFHEIEDEIFDRVIYAIGGTTPSAFLSSSGIEEVDGKPVHDENYETNIRGMFVAGDITQESGGSIALGLNHGYAIACYIQGGDQLQQD
- a CDS encoding OmpA family protein, which produces MKFFLLIFTLVFYVFASDANIDKNSEFAHIQPVAVEEAPVVKVVEEAPLDVNINETQNKETLDIKQDADKDGVVDADDKCPNTKTGIQVDARGCELDSDGDGIVDSKDQCPGTSKEFSVDGYGCPQTATLKVNFESSKYNVSDELIDDLKNFALFLKKNPTYQVIIYGYTDSSGSNVANKKLSQNRANAVKEALSRYDIKTTRMTAIGKGEANPIADNAHEEGRAKNRRIEVELLQ
- a CDS encoding YfcE family phosphodiesterase, coding for MKIGVISDTHRKVKMAKDALKHLIKEGAEFIIHAGDIVEVDTLELLKNCGLRYVAVYGNNDAHLAEFHSKYNLVQEPHYFKLADTKFKLMHMPYYMAPDADVVVFGHTHIFESDFKNSTLFLNSGEVCARNKSISEFAMLEIKEASFKVTYYTKDKKEESVKKQKFLYERIKTA
- a CDS encoding biotin synthase, with translation MNEKIFLCSICNINSGTCNEDCKFCSQSVRYKANIERYKQKDIESILKEALTARDNGALGFCLVTSEKGLNDKSLDFVCNIAKILTKEVPELRLIACNGTATLEQLLTLKDAGIKAYNHNLETSREFYDKICTTHSWDERYETCQNVNKAGLVLISGGIFGLGESDEDRVSMLKSLNSLNPTSVPINFYHHNEALELKPNSLDIEEAFLLIKLTRDTIPHADRIMIAGGRELMFGDRQNEIFNYGANSIVIGNYLTTNGRTMSKDLDMLQSLNLKVAKTV
- a CDS encoding class I SAM-dependent methyltransferase — translated: MPRIDNKRFYTSAINKYGVSAKGVNWNSKESQNIRFKIILEMLPQDMSSFTLVDAGCGFGDFYLYAQKQDRLAKEYIGIDSLVDMHSIASKRTGCKILIADICKDKIPNASYYICSGAMNVLQDFETYLFMKNCFEASELGFIFNILHGTKNTQTYNYLTKTKIEQIASDIGVKNIKIKDNYLKNDITVGFFK
- a CDS encoding AMMECR1 domain-containing protein, yielding MSSRSVLLQLARESIQEVFEAKRTINKASLLQEHPLLNEKIATTVNLYLFNELRGSCASTEATKSLLEDIIHNAKKSAFEDSNFSPLTTSEYLSCEVELLLNTPDGVMSEKDKAIAKN
- a CDS encoding cation:proton antiporter, coding for MIDNVVLITTISLIIIFTPFFAKLLKLPTTPIEIILGSILGYIGFLHSEHLFDIVAELGFLYLMFIAGTEINLKKVIKTPAHIMKKVIFYLIILYAFSILISLYLDLGKIFMVLLPLISVGLVATLSKEYGKTPWLSVSMTAGGIGEVVSIGFLTLTSAALSSGFGLGLVKTIFALMLFLLFMFVLFRAMELLFWWFPGVSTALMPLKDNKEQDIRLSMGIFFLLVGAMLYLHLELAFGAFLAGIFIPTFFEHKHELPEKLASYGFGFLIPIFFIHIGSSFNLEALSMDGLIYKAFIIAIFMIIMRVIASLVFIKELGAIDAILMGLSHSMPLTLLIAMATLAYNASSIDTLHYYAFILAALFQVISVMIIIKLINNYKLKKESL
- a CDS encoding flagellin; translated protein: MGFRINTNISAMNAHRNANQTNLGLDKSLNSLSSGLRINRAADDASGMAIADSLRQQSQGLGQAVANANDGIGIAQTADGALDEYVNIANTIRTKAIQAASDGQTLDTRKAIQADIDRLMEEAQNIASTTSFNGQTLLNGGYQNKSFHIGAYSGETVNISIDDSRTSKIGEFALAESTTGLTATTGQAGVSTVSLSVTVTSTDGTTSTSTGEVALTSGAHSSYEIAQMMVDAFNSDAQTDGTNARASVYELTSSTAGTAAYGVRVDSSDKFTTTEAGFTIGDATAGLTNNFSTIDVTTREKAEKAVIISDYALKDLDSRRSDIGSVQNQLESTIRNISVTQVNVAAAESQIRDVDFAQESANFSKLSILAQSGSYAMSQANSVQQNVMRLLQ